Proteins co-encoded in one Pelobates fuscus isolate aPelFus1 chromosome 5, aPelFus1.pri, whole genome shotgun sequence genomic window:
- the APC gene encoding adenomatous polyposis coli protein isoform X2 has translation MAAASYDQLLKQVEALKMENTNLRQELEDNSNHLTKLESEASNMKEVLKQLQGSIEDEAMASSSQIDLLERLKELNLDGNTFPGVKIRPKMSLRSYGSRDGSLSGHSGECSPMGSFQRRGFVNGSRESAGYMEELEKERALLIAELEKEEKQKDWYYAQLQNLTKRIDSLPLTENFSLQTDMTRRQLEFEARQIRAAMEEQLGTCQDMEKRAQARVSKIQQIEKDIFRIRQLLQSQAAETERTPQSKRDSGSKDAEKQAVSTSEISQGSTVGGGQVKENGSSTRVDHDTAGVMSSNTTYSVPRRLTSHLGAKVEMVYSLLSMLGTHDKDDMSRTLLAMSSSQDSCIAMRQSGCLPLLIQLLHGNDKDSVLLGNSRGSKEARARASAALHNIIHSQPDDKRGRREIRVLHLLEQIRAYCETCWEWQEAHEQGMDRDKNPMPAPVDHQICPAVCVLMKLSFDEEHRHAMNELGGLQAIAELLQVDCEMYGLINDHYSVTLRRYAGMALTNLTFGDVANKATLCSMKSCMRALVAQLKSESEDLQQVIASVLRNLSWRADVNSKKTLREVGSVKALMECALEVKKESTLKSVLSALWNLSAHCTENKADICSVDGALAFLVGTLTYRSQTNTLAIIESGGGILRNVSSLIATNEDHRQILRENNCLQTLLQHLKSHSLTIVSNACGTLWNLSARNAKDQEALWDMGAVSMLKNLIHSKHKMIAMGSAAALRNLMANRPAKYKDANIMSPGSSVPSLHVRKQKALEAELDAQHLSETFDNIDNLSPKTSHRNKQRHKQNLYGDYMLDSTRHDESVCRSDNFNPGNLTVLSPYMNTTVLPGSSARSTADGNKPEKDRERSTGLNSYHCTSDTTGNSSKRIGLQLSTSAQIAKVMDEVSNNHQSQEERNTASAPEMHCGSDERTSQRKASTNHPHSSYNFSKSDNSSRGCPMSFMKIDYKIASNDSLNSVGSTDGYGKRGQVKPSVESYSEDESKVCSYGQYPAGLAHKIHSANHMDDNDTEFDTPINYSLKYSDEQLNSGRQSPSQNERWARPKHLIESDIKQNEQRQTRNSKMQFAQFAENKDEKHKKFSPHYTQPENTSPYRSRPSNNKEDQSRTSSSQKAVKPHCQVDDYDDDKTTNFSERYSEEEHDEDERQTDFNITTYNQEEHHAEQPIDYSRKYPADVAPTKQKQPLSFSKNLSKARAKKDHASSSSNTPTPSPNTNRQNQLHPSSAENRSGQNRQKSSSKTPSINQETIQTYCVEDTPICFSRCSSLSSLSSAEDEIEGRERGTRVTDANNTLQITELKDSRNVASKECTSTETRAASQHMRTKPSRLQASNLSPSDSARHKSVEFSSGAKSPSKSGAQTPKSPPEHYLQETPLMFSRCTSVSSLDSFESRSIASSVQSEPCSGLVSGIISPSELPDSPGQTMPPSRNKTPPPPQTVQNKREMNTPKASGNVEEPDSATKKTAVHSAVQRVQVLQEADSFLHFATESTPDGFSCASSLSALSLDEPYIQKDVELKIMPPVFENDQGNEAESDKSRDSAEHQENKEAKNTEPEKDILDDTDDDIDILEECIISAMPTKSSRKNKKAAQPSASKPAPPVARKPSQLPVYKLLPPQNRLQAPKHANFTHSDDMPRIYCVEGTPINFSTATSLSDLTIESPPNELENNDQPTNANISADFEKRDTIPTEGRSTDDSGAGKTLSAPAAARLDEDKTEEGDILAECIHSAMPKGKSHKPYRVKKIMDQIHHTSSSSTAINRGPQESDKKPTSPVKPMPQAIEYKGRSKKNGEAKLSHSNEKPVCDPRKQNVKNQPGSDKLPNNEERAKGSFAFDSPHHYTPIEGTPYCFSRNDSLSSLDFEEDDDVDLSKEKAELRKEKENKNTNTRIGHKNSEQASSKQTAAQALPGKNNVAGMGSNKPMLQKQTSFPTASKEVQERGGAQDEKMQNFAIENTPVCFSRNSSLSSLSDIDQENNNKETKSTKESESSEPQMSLRRPQTSGYAPKSFHVEDTPVCFSRNSSLSSLSIDSEDDLLQECISSAMPKKKKPSKNKSGSEKSRSNSIGGILAEEPDLSLDIRELQSPDSENAFSPDSENFDWKAIQEGANSIVSRLHQAAAAVSLSRQGSSDSDSILSLKSGISLGSPFHLNPDKEEKPVATNKGPKILKPGEKSSLESKKNDEETKGIKGGKKLYKSMITGKSRSSSDFSSQSKQSLQTNNMPSISRGRTMIHIPGVRASSPSTSPVSKKGPVLKGTPSKSLNENQTSASSPRGPKPIKSEPLYSNRQVSTQGGSKVPSRSGSRDSTPSRPSSQPLSRPMQSPGRNSISPGRNGISPPSKFSQLPRTSSPSTTSTKSSGSSRMSYTSPGRQMSQQNLNKQSGLPKTPSSIPRSESASKGLNQNGNSNTASKKAELSRMSSTKSSGSESDKSERPALVRQSTFIKEAPSPTLRRKLEESASFESLSSSSRADSPTQSQTRTPVLSPSLPDMSLSTHSLQAGGWRKTPPNLNAPVEHSDGKKRHDITRSHSESPSRLPITRSGTWKREHSKHSSSLPRVSTWRRTGSSSSILSASSESSEKAKSEDEKPQPCSSSGAKSHTDSQPFTKGTWRKIRESEIPETVSNGSSNTIAESNSSVESKSLIFQMAPAVSKTEDVWVRIEDCPINNPRSGRSPTGNSPPVIDHVMEQGEKDEPVRECHGRHNSGNGNAPTLENRQKSFIKVEGLDLKGADQKPVIINKPAETETNENCIAERTPFSSSSSSKHSSPSGTVAARVTPFNYNPSPRKSNAEGSTSRPSQIPTPVSAGSKKKDSKADSPDSSGSQSPKRHSGSYLVTSV, from the exons AATTAAATTTAGATGGCAATACTTTTCCTGGAGTCAAAATAAGGCCAAAGATGTCCTTACGATCCTATGGAAGCAGAGATGGCTCCCTCTCTGGTCATTCAGGAGAATGCAGCCCCATGGGGTCATTTCAAAGACGAGGCTTCGTCAATGGGAGCAGAGAGAGTGCAGGTTACATGGAAGAATTGGAAAAAGAGCG AGCTTTACTTATTGCTGAGCTtgagaaagaagaaaaacaaaaggaCTGGTACTATGCCCAGTTGCAGAATCTTACCAAGAGGATCGATAGCCTGCCTCTTACTGAAAAT TTTTCCCTCCAGACTGACATGACCAGAAGACAGTTAGAGTTTGAGGCCAGGCAAATTAGAGCTGCAATGGAAGAGCAACTGGGAACATGTCAGGACATGGAGAAGCGAGCACAG GCACGGGTGTCTAAAATTCAGCAGATCGAAAAGGATATCTTCCGCATTCGGCAGCTTTTACAGTCCCAAGCTGCAGAAACAGAG AGGACTCCGCAGAGCAAGCGTGATTCTGGCAGTAAGGATGCAGAGAAGCAGGCTGTCAGCACTTCGGAAATCTCCCAGGGCAGCACCGTTGGAGGCGGACAGGTGAAAGAAAAT GGTTCATCCACTCGAGTGGACCATGACACAGCCGGTGTTATGAGCTCCAACACCACCTACTCCGTTCCGCGAAGGCTAACAAGTCACCTGGGTGCCAAG GTGGAAATGGTATATTCACTTCTGTCCATGCTTGGCACTCATGACAAGGACGACATGTCCCGAACCTTACTAGCCATGTCCAGCTCTCAAGATAGTTGCATTGCCATGCGCCAGTCTGGGTGTCTTCCCCTGCTCATCCAGCTCTTGCATGGCAATGATAAAGATTCTGTGCTTCTTGGAAACTCTAGAGGAAGTAAAGAGGCACGCGCCAGAGCCAGCGCAGCCCTGCACAACATCATCCACTCTCAGCCAGACGACAAACGTGGGAGGAGAGAGATCCGCGTCCTGCACCTCCTGGAACAGATCCGTGCCTACTGCGAAACTTGCTGGGAATGGCAGGAGGCACATGAGCAAGGAATGGACAGAGACAAAAATCCAA TGCCGGCTCCAGTGGATCATCAGATCTGCCCCGCcgtgtgtgtcctgatgaaactGTCATTTGACGAAGAACACAGACACGCAATGAATGAACTTG GTGGATTGCAGGCTATTGCTGAGCTTCTACAAGTAGATTGTGAGATGTACGGACTTATTAATGACCACTACAGCGTTACACTACGCCGCTATGCAGGCATGGCTCTGACAAACCTGACCTTTGGGGACGTAGCCAACAAG GCCACTTTGTGCTCAATGAAGAGTTGTATGCGGGCCCTTGTAGCCCAGCTGAAATCAGAAAGCGAAGACTTACAACAG GTTATTGCAAGCGTACTTCGAAATTTGTCTTGGCGAGCAGATGTAAATAGCAAAAAAACTCTGCGTGAAGTTGGTAGCGTGAAAGCGTTGATGGAATGTGCACTAGAAGTGAAGAAG GAATCGACGTTGAAGAGTGTTCTAAGTGCATTGTGGAACCTATCCGCTCACTGCACAGAAAACAAAGCTGATATATGTTCTGTGGACGGGGCATTGGCATTCTTAGTTGGCACTTTAACTTACCGAAGTCAAACCAATACCCTGGCCATCATTGAGAGCGGTGGTGGAATACTGCGCAATGTGTCCAGTTTAATTGCCACTAATGAAGATCACAG GCAAATCTTGAGGGAAAACAACTGCTTGCAGACATTGTTACAACACTTGAAATCACACAGCTTGACCATCGTCAGCAATGCCTGCGGGACGCTGTGGAATCTGTCTGCACGGAATGCGAAAGATCAGGAGGCTCTGTGGGACATGGGAGCTGTCAGCATGCTGAAGAATCTGATCCATTCGAAACACAAAATGATAGCAATGGGTAGTGCGGCAGCTTTAAGAAATTTAATGGCAAATAGACCTGCTAAGTATAAAGACGCCAATATCATGTCTCCTGGCTCGAGCGTCCCGTCGCTTCATGTCCGAAAGCAGAAGGCACTGGAAGCCGAGCTAGATGCACAACATTTATCTGAGACTTTTGACAACATTGATAATTTGAGCCCTAAAACTTCCCACCGCAATAAGCAAAGACATAAGCAAAACCTGTACGGTGACTATATGTTGGACTCCACTAGGCACGATGAATCTGTATGCCGATCAGACAATTTTAACCCTGGAAATTTAACTGTTCTTTCCCCATATATGAACACAACTGTGTTGCCTGGGTCCTCGGCTAGATCCACTGCAGATGGCAACAAACCTGAAAAGGACAGAGAGCGGTCAACAGGACTAAACAGTTACCACTGTACATCGGATACTACTGGAAACTCCTCAAAACGTATTGGATTACAGTTAAGCACTTCTGCCCAGATAGCTAAAGTTATGGATGAGGTATCAAATAATCACCAGTCCCAAGAAGAGAGAAATACAGCATCAGctccagaaatgcattgtggTTCTGATGAAAGAACTTCTCAGAGAAAGGCTTCTACTAACCATCCACATTCATCTTACAATTTCTCTAAAAGCGATAATTCCAGCAGGGGTTGCCCCATGTCTTTTATGAAAATTGATTACAAAATAGCTTCCAACGACAGTTTAAACAGTGTGGGTAGCACCGATGGTTATGGAAAACGTGGACAGGTCAAACCATCTGTGGAGTCCTACTCGGAAGATGAAAGTAAAGTGTGCAGTTATGGACAGTATCCTGCGGGGTTagcacacaaaatccacagtgctAACCACATGGATGACAATGATACAGAGTTTGACACCCCAATAAACTATAGTCTAAAATATTCAGATGAACAGCTCAACTCGGGCAGACAAAGCCCATCGCAGAATGAAAGATGGGCACGACCCAAGCACCTGATAGAAAGTGATATTAAACAAAATGAGCAGAGGCAGACTCGAAATTCTAAAATGCAATTTGCCCAGTTTGCTGAAAACAAAGATGAGAAGCATAAAAAATTCTCACCTCATTATACGCAGCCAGAAAATACGTCTCCTTATAGATCACGCCCATCAAACAATAAAGAAGACCAGTCCAGAACAAGCTCCAGTCAAAAAGCTGTCAAACCTCATTGTCAGGTCGATGACTATGATGATGATAAAACAACTAATTTCAGTGAGAGATATTCTGAAGAGGAGCACGATGAAGATGAAAGGCAAACTGACTTCAATATTACAACTTACAACCAAGAGGAGCACCATGCAGAGCAGCCAATTGATTATAGCAGGAAGTACCCTGCAGATGTTGCTccaacaaaacagaaacagcctCTTTCTTTTTCAAAAAATCTTTCCAAAGCACGAGCTAAAAAAGACCATGCCTCATCCAGCAGCAACACGCCTACTCCTTCACCAAACACAAACAGACAAAATCAGCTCCATCCTAGTTCTGCCGAAAATAGAAGTGGACAGAATAGGCAAAAATCATCAAGCAAGACCCCATCTATTAATCAGGAAACTATACAGACCTATTGCGTTGAAGACACACCAATATGCTTTTCAAGATGTAGTTCTTTGTCATCGTTGTCATCTGCTGAAGATGAAATAGAAGGACGTGAAAGAGGCACTCGAGTTACAGATGCTAATAATACTCTTCAGATAACTGAGCTAAAAGACAGCAGAAATGTCGCATCTAAAGAATGCACATCCACTGAAACAAGGGCAGCTTCACAGCATATGCGAACAAAACCAAGTAGACTTCAAGCTTCTAATTTGTCTCCTTCAGATTCGGCAAGACATAAGTCTGTTGAATTTTCTTCAGGTGCTAAATCACCATCCAAGAGTGGCGCCCAAACCCCTAAAAGTCCTCCAGAACATTATCTTCAAGAAACACCTTTAATGTTCAGCAGATGTACGTCCGTCAGCTCATTAGATAGTTTTGAGAGTCGTTCAATAGCTAGCTCTGTGCAGAGTGAACCATGCAGTGGTCTAGTAAGTGGTATAATCAGTCCAAGTGAACTTCCGGACAGCCCAGGGCAAACAATGCCACCAAGCAGAAATAAAACACCTCCACCTCCTCAAACTGTGCAAAATAAGAGAGAAATGAATACGCcaaaggcatctggtaatgtcgaGGAACCGGATTCAGCTACTAAGAAAACAGCGGTGCATTCAGCAGTTCAGAGAGTCCAAGTACTACAGGAAGCtgatagttttttgcattttgctaCAGAGAGTACTCCAGATGGTTTCTCCTGTGCCTCGAGTCTCAGTGCCCTAAGCTTGGATGAACCATATATTCAGAAAGATGTTGAACTGAAAATTATGCCACCTGTGTTTGAAAATGACCAAGGAAATGAAGCAGAATCTGATAAGTCAAGGGACTCTGCTGAGCATCAGGAGAATAAGGAAGCGAAAAACACAGAGCCAGAAAAAGATATTCTCGACGATACTGATGACGATATTGATATATTAGAGGAATGTATCATATCTGCCATGCCTACAAAATcatcaagaaaaaacaaaaaggctGCCCAACCAAGTGCTTCCAAGCCTGCCCCACCTGTAGCACGGAAACCCAGCCAGCTTCCTGTTTACAAACTTCTTCCCCCACAAAACAGACTTCAGGCCCCGAAACATGCCAATTTTACACATTCTGATGATATGCCTAGAATCTACTGTGTTGAAGGCACACCAATAAATTTTTCTACAGCTACATCTCTAAGTGACCTAACAATTGAATCCCCACCTAATGAACTAGAAAATAATGATCAACCAACTAATGCTAACATTTCTGCTGACTTTGAAAAAAGAGACACCATTCCTACAGAGGGTAGGAGTACCGATGATTCGGGAGCAGGTAAAACCTTAAgtgccccagcagcagccagactGGATGAAGATAAAACCGAGGAAGGCGATATTCTCGCAGAGTGCATACATTCTGCAATGCCCAAAGGTAAAAGCCACAAACCATACAGAGTCAAAAAGATTATGGATCAGATCCATCATACATCTAGCTCATCCACTGCAATTAACAGAGGTCCACAGGAATCCGATAAGAAGCCAACGTCTCCTGTTAAACCTATGCCACAAGCCATTGAATACAAAGGGCGTTCAAAGAAAAATGGAGAGGCAAAACTCAGTCACAGCAATGAGAAACCAGTCTGCGATCcaagaaaacaaaatgtgaaaaacCAACCTGGCAGTGATAAACTTCCTAATAATGAGGAACGTGCTAAAGGAAGCTTTGCATTTGATTCCCCTCACCATTACACACCCATTGAGGGAACTCCATACTGTTTTTCAAGGAATGATTCACTAAGTTCACTAGATTTTGAGGAGGATGACGATGTTGACCTTTCAAAAGAGAAGGCAGAgttgagaaaagaaaaagaaaacaagaacaCAAATACAAGAATTGGCCATAAGAATAGCGAGCAAGCCTCATCAAAGCAAACTGCTGCTCAAGCTCTGCCTGGCAAAAATAATGTAGCAGGCATGGGTTCTAATAAACCCATGTTGCAGAAACAAACTTCCTTTCCAACTGCTTCAAAAGAGGTTCAAGAGAGAGGAGGAGCTCAGGATGAGAAGATGCAGAACTTTGCAATTGAAAACACGCCTGTTTGTTTTTCTCGCAACTCATCTTTGAGTTCGCTAAGTGACATTGatcaagaaaataataataaagaaacaaAGTCTACAAAAGAATCCGAATCTTCTGAGCCGCAAATGTCATTAAGGAGACCCCAGACTTCAGGGTATGCACCCAAGTCTTTCCACGTTGAAGATACTCCAGTGTGTTTTTCTCGGAACAGCTCTCTAAGTTCTTTGAGCATTGACTCCGAGGATGATCTGTTGCAGGAGTGTATAAGTTCTGCAAtgccaaaaaagaaaaagccTTCAAAAAATAAGAGTGGAAGTGAAAAGAGCCGTTCAAACAGCATTGGTGGCATTCTTGCTGAAGAGCCGGATCTGTCTTTGGATATAAGAGAACTGCAGAGCCCTGACTCTGAAAATGCCTTTTCCCCTGACTCTGAAAACTTTGATTGGAAAGCAATTCAAGAAGGAGCCAATTCAATTGTTAGTCGTTTACATCAAGCAGCTGCTGCTGTATCTCTGTCTCGACAGGGATCATCTGATTCAGACTCTATTCTCTCACTAAAATCAGGAATATCACTAGGATCTCCATTCCATCTTAATCCAGACAAAGAAGAAAAACCTGTAGCGACTAACAAAGGTCCTAAAATTTTGAAGCCCGGAGAGAAAAGTTCACTGGAAAGTAAGAAGAATGATGAAGAAACTAAAGGCATCAAAGGAGGGAAGAAATTATACAAAAGTATGATTACAGGGAAATCTCGTTCCAGCTCAGACTTTTCTAGTCAATCTAAGCAATCATTGCAAACAAATAATATGCCATCAATTTCTCGTGGCAGAACAATGATACATATTCCTGGAGTGCGTGCTAGTTCCCCAAGCACAAGTCCAGTTTCCAAAAAAGGGCCTGTTCTGAAAGGTACACCTTCAAAAAGTCTTAATGAAAACCAGACATCTGCCAGCTCACCTAGAGGACCAAAGCCCATAAAATCTGAACCACTTTACAGTAATAGACAAGTATCTACCCAAGGAGGCTCCAAAGTGCCTTCCAGATCAGGTTCAAGGGACTCCACTCCTTCAAGACCGTCATCACAACCTTTAAGTAGACCTATGCAATCTCCAGGTCGGAACTCAATTTCACCCGGCAGAAATGGTATAAGCCCTCCAAGCAAATTTTCTCAGTTACCAAGAACATCATCCCCTAGCACAACATCTACAAAGTCATCTGGTTCAAGTAGAATGTCCTATACCTCTCCAGGGCGACAGATGAGCCAGCAAAACCTGAACAAGCAAAGTGGCCTTCCCAAAACACCAAGTAGTATTCCAAGAAGTGAATCTGCATCAAAGGGTTTAAACCAAAATGGGAACAGTAATACAGCAAGCAAAAAAGCAGAGCTCTCAAGAATGTCTTCAACAAAATCCAGTGGAAGTGAATCTGACAAATCAGAGAGACCTGCTTTAGTACGCCAGTCTACCTTTATCAAGGAAGCACCTAGTCCTACGCTGAGAAGGAAATTGGAAGAATCTGCATCATTTGAGTCATTGTCTTCCTCTTCTAGAGCAGATTCCCCCACACAGTCACAAACCCGAACACCCGTTTTAAGCCCTTCTCTTCCTGATATGTCTTTATCAACTCATTCTCTCCAAGCTGGTGGCTGGCGAAAAACGCCTCCTAATCTGAATGCACCCGTAGAACACAGTGATGGAAAAAAGCGCCATGACATAACTCGATCCCACTCAGAGTCTCCATCTAGACTTCCAATCACAAGATCTGGTACGTGGAAACGCGAGCACAGTAAGCATTCTTCATCACTTCCTCGTGTTAGTACGTGGAGAAGAACTGGGAGCTCATCATCCATTTTGTCTGCGTCATCTGAATCCAGTGAAAAAGCAAAAAGTGAAGATGAAAAACCACAGCCTTGTTCATCCTCAGGAGCAAAATCCCACACAGACAGTCAACCATTTACAAAAGGAACATGGAGAAAAATAAGGGAGAGCGAAATTCCTGAAACAGTAAGTAATGGATCCTCGAACACAATAGCAGAATCCAACAGCAGTGTAGAATCTAAAAGCTTAATATTCCAGATGGCACCTGCTGTGTCTAAGACAGAAGATGTATGGGTAAGGATTGAGGACTGTCCAATCAATAACCCAAGGTCGGGAAGATCTCCAACTGGAAATTCTCCCCCAGTTATAGACCATGTCATGGAGCAAGGGGAGAAGGATGAACCAGTCAGAGAGTGCCATGGAAGGCATAATTCAGGCAATGGCAATGCTCCTACACTGGAAAACCGACAAAAATCTTTCATTAAAGTAGAAGGCTTAGATTTGAAGGGAGCTGACCAAAAGCCTGTAATTATAAATAAGCCTGCAGAGACTGAGACAAATGAAAACTGTATTGCTGAACGAACACCATTTAGCTCGAGCAGTTCAAGCAAACACAGCTCACCAAGTGGGACTGTAGCAGCACGAGTCACTCCCTTTAATTATAACCCTAGCCCTAGGAAGAGTAATGCAGAGGGCAGCACGTCGCGACCATCCCAAATCCCAACACCAGTCTCTGCAGGCTCAAAGAAAAAAGACTCCAAAGCTGACTCTCCAGACTCTAGCGGTTCGCAAAGCCCTAAAAGACATTCTGGATCTTACCTGGTGACGTCAGTTTGA